One Rhinoraja longicauda isolate Sanriku21f chromosome 14, sRhiLon1.1, whole genome shotgun sequence genomic window, GTGAAACTATTCTGCAGGACAAATGGGAAAATTTTCAACCGATGTCATTTCCAATCAAAATCACCCCAACTTCAGCCATCAAGTTCAcaagtgggaggcttttaaaaTTGAGACAGTATAAGTTTTAAAGGTTCTTGTTAAaatgaagggcaaggctggcaggAGTAGGAAACCCTAGGTGACAAGAGGTATTGAAGTATGAACCAGTTAAAAGCAGCAGGGATGAAATCAATTCTTAAAGGAGTATAGGGGATGTAGTCTTATAcccaagaaggaaatcaggagggcaaacagGGAATATGAGAAAAGCACTTTAGCAGAGAAGGTTAAAGAGATGCCAGAGATTTAAAGTATATTAAGGGACAGGTTCAGATCAGGTTTCCTCAAAGACCAGAGTGGACATCTATGCAtggagccacaagagatgggCGAGGTCCAAAATgaatatttcttctgtttttaccttggagaaagacatgaagcttGTAAAATGGGGATATCTTGAGGATAGTCTGCATTAcagcagaggaggtggtggaagtcTTAAAATGTATGAAAGTAGATAAATCAACTTTCAGACAATCCAAGAACATTGAGGGAAGATAGAGGAGAAATGGCagaagccctggctgagatatatgtgtCATTGTTAGCCGCAGAAAGACTATAAAAACAAATTTGGGAACTATAAACCAGTAAGCCAAAATCTGCACATGGATGAATTACTTATAGATTACCTATGGAAGGGTTCTCAGAACACTGAGCACtctttatgtggcaactctttgcattccTTGGATATGCAAAACAATAAAGCATTATTGTGAAATTAAAAGATTCATTCATTCAACGCTGTTCCCACAAAATCTTTCTAATCCTCGTTTAGAAACTTGGGCAGTCCCTCAGGATCAACTTCAGTCGTGTGTTTTGAGATTACTTAAATGTCCAATGCGTGAGCTGCAGATTTTGGCCCAGATGGGCCAGGTAGTGGATAAATTGGGAAATGCTGCACTCCTTTTACATTGAACCTCTGTGCTACTCCTGACACTTTGACTTGAGATTTTCAACATGATCCTGAATGTTCCTTCTCCGCATTGAGTTTCACGAGCCAGTGATTCCTGTGATTCTTAAGAATCAGGAATATTGCAATGTTTACAAATAGAATGAGAACTTTTTTGAATGGTTTTCCCCTGTCAACCTGGTAATCTCTTCACTCAGAATAGTGTTTCTGTTTCTGGTGTCTGATGCAAATGATGTTGCTTGTTAAACAAAACTGACTGAATGTTTATTATGGGTCAGTGGTGGAAAAGTTCACTGGGAGAGGATGCTGATGTTGCTCTGTATATCTTGCCATTGGATTCAAAAGATTGTGTAGAGGCATTGTTGACTTCTCTCTCGTACTTTGAGATGTCCACTGTAAGAACTCCCAAGTTTCAGAAACATATGGGAGAGCAAAGGCCACTGCTGCTTCGTAGACAATGAACTTTGTGTTGGGTTTGAAATCTAGCTTTGTTAAACACCTTTTTCTCAATTGACCTAGGCTGTGGTGGCGTACTGGAGGTCATCTTTCGAGTTAGTCTTTGAAGAGAAATCGTTTTTAAGATATAGAAAATAATCCTTACTTTTCAGAGTCTTAATACAGACCATTGTTATTGGAAGatggtgttgtacagcagaggcaAGTTGTTAGAAGATCTTGAATCCATGAGTTAGGACCACAAGCCCAGTGTAAAATGTAAGGAGGACATCACCTCGTAAACTACCGATGTGCCAGTCTAAACAAGCATCCCCTACCACATCTATCGCAAATTCTACAGATCCACATTGCTCTCATCATTTGCCTCAGAATCCTGAGAGAAAAACTGTGGCATAGTCATCTACCAGTCTCTTTATTATATAGTGGGCTTCAATGGACAGGCTGCACCGATTGTATACCAAACATCAGAATCACAAAACTGACACACTGTTCTGATCTCTGCCATAGCAAATTATTAGCAGAGATTAGAGAGATAACATTTCAATCATCTCAAAGCCTCTTTGGAAAATTGTAACATTTCAGTGACTTGTGGGAATTCCTGGTCCATGACTGTTCAAACTGGAAAAGTAATATTCAGGAAGGCAGTGAGAACCTGAAGTCCTTTCACTGGACAAATATAAAAGTCCAGCAATGATAGTGGAAAGAATGCATAACATCACAAACTGTCTAGTACCCAGTCGGCCCATCATGCACCTCCTACCACAACTCTGACAGAATCTGTGGTTCCACTTTGCTCTTATCAGCTACTTTATTAAACTGTATTGGAAGCAAGTTATCCTTGATCCGTTAGGGACTCCTTCACAAAAGACGGTCAAGTGAACAAATTATTAGATTCATATTAGAAATCATATTAGATCTGATCAGCTAGCCACTGTTTTCATATCCTGAACAAGAGATCTATACCTATAAAATATGTTAACATTTTGAATATTAGTGTTAAATCTCTTAATTATTAACATAATATTTTCTTGATGATACCATAAATGATTATACAATTTAGGTCAAGTCATTTGTAGTTTCATCATCACAAAATGTAGCAGCTACAGCTTCAATATGCAATAATGGATAAGACATGCATGTATCCAAGTTAGTGATACCTTAGTTAGTGAATTAAGGCCAAGAGCTGTCACTACTGCACCTGTTGTAGCGGAGACATACGCTGTACCAAGCTGGCTgtaatttaaacaaaaaataagATAAGAACtaactttaaattaaaaaatgataaAACATAAGTACTGTTAGCCATGATCAAAGCACAATTTTAACATTAGCAATGgtttattaattctgtttcttacATTAAAAATTAATAGAGGGATAGAGTCATAccgcacagatacaggcccttgtgtgcaactcatccatgctgaccaagatgccctatacaAGTTGGTCCCTTTTGCCCATATCCATcataacctttcctatctatctacctgtccaaatgtttaaaaaaatctttttattgtaccagcttcaactacttcctccagcagtttgttcaaaTTACATACCACCttttgtgaaaaggttgcccttcaggttcctattatataaatctttcccctctcatcttaaacctatgccttcgagTTCTTGATATCCCTACCCTTGGAAAAATACACTGTCTATTCACCCtgtgtattcccctcatgattttatgcacatctATAAGAATATCCTCAGCCTAAGGTCtgtcttactaatcatgccttgtacagtgtcattcaattcaTTGATTATCGATGACAAAcagcaaaaaagtgtgttaaaaACATTCTAgcaacaccctctgcttcctaccatgaagctaaTTTCATCCGGTTaccctctccctggatcccatgtggtctaaccttccagaacagcctactaTGCAGACTCTTATCAATGACATTGCtggagtccatatagacaatttcCCCAGCCCTGGACTCATTAACATTCTTGGTTGCTTCTTCAAAAACCTcattcaaatttgtgagacacgatttccCACATGAAAaagcatgctgactatctctaaacaAACCCTGATCTGTCCAAATGCATTTATAACCTTTCCCTCAGAATTCTCTCCGGTAACTTTACTACTGCAGATGTTTGGCTCATTGGTCCATAATTCCTAGATTTTTCCTTGCAGCCTTCGTAAATGGAGGAACAACATTAGACAACCTCCGATCATCCTGGACTTCAtctgtgtctaatgatgattcatacatCTCAACCAGGGTCACCTGAATTTCTTCTCTAGGTTGGCCAGTATCCTTGGTATCTGATCAGACCTGGGAGATttatcatgtaggaaggaactgcagatgctggtttaaaccaaagatagacacaaaatgctggagcaactcagcgggacaggcagcatctctggagagaaggaatgggcgacatttcgggtcgagacccttcttcagactgatgtaatgggagagggagataaatagataaggaagtgtaaggtgtggaaaTAGGACATATGGAAtggagattaaggaaaatgtagaatagatcattgttagatgGAAGTTAGCTGTTTTTTTATCAGTTCAAAGcaaacaaagaagggagagagatggagagagagggaaagaagggggagggatggagagagagggaaagcaagggtcacttgaagttagagaagtcaatattcataccactggggtgtaagctgcccaaacaaaatgtatggggctgttcctccaatttccgctgggcctcactctgacaatttaggaggcccaggacagaaaggtcagtgtgggaatgggagggggagttaatgtgtttagcaaccgggagatcaagcaggttaaggcagactgagcggaggtgttcagcaaaacaatcgccaagcctgcgaTTGGTTtcgccaatatacaggagtccacacctggaacagcgaatacagtagatgaggttggaggaggtgtaagtgaatctctgcctcacctgaaaagaatgtcggggtccttggatggagccaaagggggaggtacagggacaggtgttgcatctcctgtggttgcaggggaaagtacctggggagggtgtggtttgggtgggaagggacgagttgaccagggagttgcagagaaaacggtctctgcggaaagctgaaaggggtggagatggaaagatatggcgagtggtgggatcccattggaggtggcaaaaatgttggaggattatgtactGTATGCGATTATCTATCTTCACAAGTCTCAAGGTGTCCTGCAACTCCTCCATTTCAATCCAGACTTTTCTCAAGGCTTTAACTAAATTCCCTAGTCCTCACGTCTTTCTCTGCGGTTTAAAAGGAGAAATATTCAAGAGGACCGTGCCGATTTCCTGTGGCTCCATAGGTAAATGACTACTTTTATTTCTGATGGGtgttatacagtaaacccttattTTAATGGAtccctttataacagattttgctTATAGCAGACGGACCTGCCAACTCCACTCCAGCATCGCACCGCCTCCCTGGCCACTTACAGCTCTCGCTTTCCAATGCCACCCTGGTTCGCTCGGTGCACTTCTTCACCCACCGCATGGTGAGGAGGCTGATGaggctgttgttgcagctcatgtTATAGTAGCGGGCTGGAAAAAGCTTTGTGCCCAGGGGTTATAATATAGCCCCTGGGCACAAAGCTTTTTCCAGCCCGCTGCTACTGACAAGACACGCTTGGTCACCAtggagctccctcccctctcgccaGCTGCCGCTTCCTCTTGTTGGCTATCACTTTGTCTGCTTcccactgcctcctcctccttcacccaTCACTCTGTCCActgaccctctccccccacccactcatccaccaccaccacctcctcctcccctggaGTCACCGACATACTTCACCTTGCAACATGTCAGTGACTgcgggggagaaagaggaggagatgCCGGTGGAACGGGGAGTGGACAAAACGACAGGAAGAAGCGGCAACTGGTGACAGGGGAGTGAGCCCCACGGTGATCAAGCATGTCTTGTTGTTGGCAGCGGCCTAAAGAATGAGCTGAcggccaggggctacaacatgagccgcaaCAGCAGCTGCTACAACCGGATCTTGCAGTAACTGGTGAAGCAGCTGGTGAACTGGTGAAGGACTCGTTGGTGCAGACCAGTGGTATCACCGCCTATTGTTTaggtgaaatgacacaaagtgcagagtgcatcagtctgaagcagagtcccaacatcatatcatatccatgttctccagagatgctgcctgaccagctgaattactcaagcaccttgtgaccttttgtgttttaaccatcatctacagttctttgttttaaCTACATACAATGATGATACTTTACTTGGTTaaagcagacaatcggcaataacagaccaTTATAACGGTCTAATAATGGTCCAATATaccaagggtttactgtacttacAAAATCTCTTTGTATTCTCCTTAATTTCAACTATCAGCTATCTCATGCCCCCTTTTCTCCCTTTTTAGGAATCAATCgcatttctccagggatgcacttgatcccagctgccaatGCCTGATCTGTGCCTTCTGCTTTTTCCTGTCCAGAGCCTCAACTTCTCCTTACAAATATGTGAAAGGCTTGTTTTTCTTTCCTTAAAAACTTTCCCCAGCCAAAGCAATTATTTGAAATATAGTTGTATATTGAAACTTATGACAATGTCTTAAGTAAATTTGAATGTAACTATCACTTACCTTCCAGTTATTGGTGCATCTCCACTTCTGTTGGTATAGTTCACTATAGCATTGAAGGACTGATTAATCCACTGCCAgaaaacaactgctggagtggTCCTAAAATCAAATCAGTAGAAAATGTTTCATTACTATAGTTGGTAAATGTAACCACAACAGTTTCAAAAATTTATAATGCACGGATTTTTCAATATTACATAACATTACAGTATTTTCTGCACCATTCATGTTTAGTGAAGGTAAAGTATTGAAGCAAGCTTGGCTTACAAAGTGAATAGCCaaagcctttaattctgagagtcATCGGGAACAAATACAAGAGAAATCAGATGGGATATTTTAAACTCTGAAAACTACAAGAGAGAAAACATGGTTATTTTGTAGCTTCCAGTTTAACTGTACCTAGGCTTCCACTGATGGTCTTCTGAGATGGTCCTCGCCTGTCTATTCTTACCTCCGTGGAGTTCTCCTACCATTATCCCTGGTCCACTGTAATCTCTTTGGCATGTGTATAGTCATTCCTGCCATTGCAAAGTTTCTTTattatcatagacaatagacaataggtgcaggaggaggccattcagcccttcgagccagcaccgccattcaatgtgatcatggctgatcattctcaatcagtaccccgttcctgccttctccccataccccctgactccgctatccttaagagctctatccagctctctcttgaatgcattcagagaattggcctccactgccttctgaggcagagaattccacaaattcacaacattgggaacatgtttcctgcctctaacgtgtccaaccccttaataatcttatacgtttcgataagatctcctcgcatccttctaaattccagtgtatacaagcctagtcgctccagtctttcaacatatgatagtcccgccattccggaacaTCATGACATTGTATTGTCTAGTCTTACACCATAGACTCACAGTTTCAGGTGTTCTCCTAAACCTCCCTGGTCCTGCTTACCATTACAGTAGGACTTGCTTTGTCCTGCTTGTTTGGCCATTTCATTTAAAAGAAGGCAAAGGAAGCAAGGTAGGAAAAGGAATGTCAGAACCACAGATGCAAGATGGATGACGCAAAGTTCCAAATTTAGTTTTGAgctaaaacattaactctatttgtATCACCCACAAATGTGGTCTGATCTGGATCTGCACTTTTGCACTCATGGTAGTCAGATTTCAGATTTCTCAAGTTGTTTTGCTACTGTCACTTAGCTCTACAATCAAATTTGCCCTCCGCTCAAAAGAACAGAGCAGGGAGAATGCAAAATCCAACAAAAAGCAGAGGAACACCCCTCGAGAAACATATACAGAAGAACCATGAGtgcaaaaaatttttttttttaaacaatacaaTGCCACACAAACTATTTCCAAATTAAGATGATCACAGGGATTACAATAGTATTTAGAATACTAACCCAAGGGTTCCGCAAGCCATGATTTTCCAGTAAAATATAGACTTTATCCAAAATTGCCAAGAAATGTAAAATTACATTTCTTTCCAAAAACCTTCATGTAATAATAATCCAAATTTACATCTTAATACACAAGTATTATCTAGTCTGTTCCTTCAATTAATTTTTTATTGCcacaatttataattttccaAAATATTCTGGCTTATTTTAGGGAAAGGCATTGTCTAAAATCTCACCAACTGCTGCAAGAAATATTTCCAAATGGCATAGATTTTGAGGTTGTATTTGCATCCTTATGATTATTTGAACTATTTTATTTAGGAAAATATCTAATTGAATGCTACTAATAGGGGTTAtgatataaagtcatagagtgatagtgttgaaacaggcctttcagccttacttgcccacaccagccaaaaatgtcccagctacactggtcccacttgcctgtgcttggtccatatccctctaaacctgtcctatctatgtacctgtctaactgtttcttaaacgatgggatagtcccagcctcaactacttcctctggcagcttgttccatacacccaccaccctttgtgcgaaaaagttacccctcagattcctattaaatcttttccccttcacctcgattcccctactctgggcaagagactctgtgcatctacccgatctattcctctcatgattttgtacacctctataagatcttacAAGATATAATGTGTGTTGTAAAGAAATCAGTTGAAAAACTGATTCAAGGTCCATCACGTTTTCACATACTGTCCCCAAAATCGTATTTTGTTAAAATAGCAAGACTATAGAGAAGTGCAACTTTCCTAGATGCAAACTGGTGAAATTAAGTAATAGTAGCAGCTGCgggaaaacaaaacaaatctcTTCAATGTAAAATGCCATTACTCACTTATAGAAGGTCATCATACATCCGGTAATTGTCATGTTCATTGGTACTTGAGCTGACATTCGGCCAATAAGAATCATCTTATCCCCTGTATCTGGATGAAATGCAGAATCGTAGATATACTTTGCTTTCCAAAGATCATCTTCTGTAAGCCCATCAGCTATGATACCTAGTCTGGGATATAACTCAATTAATATACCTAATAATCAATGAAATCTACTTAAAGAACCGAAAATAAAGTctcaaaacattaaaaacaaataGCAAATTAACAAAATTACAACAACATGTTAACAAGATCCAGATGCCATATGAAGCatagattttgttttgtttccaagAGCGTAAATATAGTGACCATAGTTCAAatgttttagttaacttttgacaTTTTTAGGTATCCTGAAGGTGCAATGTAATTCCAAGTTTATTTTACTTCACATGAACAATATTTTGAACAAATTACAAAGTTTGCTTATTTAATGCACCACAACTTAATATCAAAATAATGTTAAAAAATAGATTTTGCTGCAATTATATTTACAGATAATTTTCTTTATGATCCAAGACTTTAGATAGTTTTAGGTTACAACTTCCAAGGCATTGAGGTATTTATTATGTATTTATTATGGTTTCAAATTCAAAGTGTGATCAGGTTGATCGATAATAATGTTCCTGTGCAAAAAAATGTATTGTCTCCATTTCTATAAGGTGCTAAGGAAGAAAAGGCTCCTCAATGCCTTaaggaaatgttttttttgtttgtttactaAATTAACACCAGGCACAGGTGTTTTAAATCATGTGCTGCAAAACAGAGAAGCTGTGTTAGTCTACTTTCTCAGAGAAATTAGAGAATGAGAGATAtccaaaaatatgaaaaaaaattgaTGAAGGAGAAATTGTTTCTCTTTGCTTATTTCACAGACCACATTAAGTGGTTTGCTACATAATTTTTCTTTTGCTTTTGTATTATTCAGAATAACAGGCACTTCTTAAATCAATTTAAAATTCCTTAATCAACCTactcccgtccagcagaaggtacagatgcttgaaagcacgcagcactagattcaggaacagcttcttcccctctcttatcaggcttctgaacgatccTTCTATAAACTAGGgtattgtctgattcacctctaccccgttgtgaacattggacttatgaaactgatgcactacaatgctgagaactatattctgcactctgtatcctccccATTGCTCAATctattctacttgagtttgactttattgcatttatgtatggtatctgatctgtttgcatagcatgcaaaataaagcttgtcACTggactcagtacatgtgacaatagtaaaaagctggactttaaaaaaaactctgcCTGCAATAAAATTACACCCtagtttaatttttaaataaatttaaatctaTGTGGTAAAATTTTATCAGGAAAATATCAAGAAGCAGAAATAATCTGACACACATACCTATAGTCATGAATTATCTTTCTAGCATTCTCCAACTGGGTATTTGATAGAAGAATGTTCCTGGGGTCAGTAACCGTGAAGAAGTGCTTTGCTCTCCCAATAAAAGTACCCTGATTCCATCGTGGTTCTTTGATATCAATGTTTAATGACAGTTCTCCAGTCATTTTATAACCTTTACAAGGGAAACAACAAAGTTACCAACTGAATAATTAAATTTTCCTCAAACCAACCataattcaattcaatgacaAACATATGAAAGAGCATTTTCATTGGAAGTTATTTACAACAGGTGATACGTGACAATTTATACTCAATTGCTGCTTCCCATTGTTAAATATTGTAATTATATAGTTAAATTAAAACCATTTTAATGCAGCTAAACTGTCAGGAATTTCCTCGCAGTGAGAAATGCTGTAGGTTATACATAATAACACATGGCAACATCACTCACAGTATTGGTTAAGGAAGAGTCTGAGGTTTAAGTACCTTTCAAACTTCttaaacttttaaaattttaatacatgtctgccattcaaacatttaaaattattaaattaTCACATAATTGAAAAATTTGAATAGCTAATACAAATTCTTCAAAAGTATCAGCAACACGGTGGCACTCTAGGGCTTTACGTTGAAACTTACATATCAACTGAAACACACaaagatacgatagaactttatttatcccaggagggaaattgatctgccaagtcataaaaacacaaaaaacatgaatcatgaaattaaagtgacgagtggatgtgcaaagatggggaggggggggggggggtgggggggggagtcagtctaccccatgacagaagagggaggagatgtagtttgatagtcacagggaagaaggatcccctacggcgttctgtcctgcatcttggtgaaaccagtctgttgctgaaggtactcactcctcaggttgaccagtgtgtcatggaggggttgAGCTGCATTGCCCAGGATGCTCCgcaatttgaggagcatcctcccctccaagaccacctcccatgaatccaactctgcccataggatggagccagccttcctgatgagtttgttaatcctattggcgtccgcggcctttgccctgctgccccagcacacggcagcgaagaagatggcacaggGTGCCACCGATTGGtcaaacatctgcagcatcttactgcagacattgaaggagcagagccttctcaaaaagtacagccggctctgtcccttcttgtacgggGCCTCGGCATTCCTGGACCactccagtttactgtccaggtacactccaaggtatttgtactccctagtAAacggcacatccacaccattgatggagacaggggacatggGTGTAACATCAAGATATTAAGGACAAATTTAATGTAGGTAGAAGGAAAATTTATGGCACAAATTATTAGAAAATATGTGTTGATCCTCTTccatatttttttttcttcttaatCTTGACAGTAAGAAGGATATTCCAACCAAATAAATTATAAATAGAAAAACAGttaatattgaatgatggtgaacTAGTCTCGTTGCATTGAAGAAGTAATTTAACATGGACAGCATCACACCTTGCAGCTGGTCTCAAAGCAACATTTGTGTGGCAACTCCCCAAACCAAATATTCTATCTGATTGTCAAGTTTTTGCTTCATTTTAGTAATGAATGTGATTGGATAAGACTGATTAAAACAATTCACTGCTCATTATTATACTGGATTTATATTCATGTCACTGAAAAGGTCACAAGGTATTGGCAGAGAAAGTCAAGCAGGGAGTCTGAACTATTCTCTGGAACAGAACTCTTCGTAACCAGGGTAGTTACTGTAATATCAGCAGCTTTCTATATGTTGCAACTGATTCACAATTAAAAGAAACATTTCAATTAGAAAAATTAAGATTGCACTAATAACGAACAATAATTGTGAAATTCCCTTTTAGGCGTGACTGAGGTTCATACATGTTGATGCTTAGCTGTCTGCTCAGGAGTAGTACTTGAAGTAGCGAGAACATAATTAAAATAACTATCTCTTACATAAAGTGTGCAATGCATTTTATTGACATTATGATCATATTAGATAGAGGGTGGAATACCAATTGCAAGACAACATCAAGTCAATTTGTTTTAAGAAAGGGACAAACCATCTGAAGCAATTGAGTTGCAAAGCCAGGCTGAAAATAACTTGGAGAGATAAGTATTTTCGCACTAACTATACCATCAGAAGAAACAGTTGACAACCATTTAACTTTCAGTAGAAATAAAATGCACTGTCAAAAGATTGCTGTTGAACTCAGAAGTCAATAATCAATATTATGAAAAATGTCAGAAGCAAAATATCACTCTATTTATCCCAGCAAGGTAAATGGCTGTC contains:
- the LOC144600142 gene encoding sideroflexin-1; protein product: MTGELSLNIDIKEPRWNQGTFIGRAKHFFTVTDPRNILLSNTQLENARKIIHDYRLGIIADGLTEDDLWKAKYIYDSAFHPDTGDKMILIGRMSAQVPMNMTITGCMMTFYKTTPAVVFWQWINQSFNAIVNYTNRSGDAPITGSQLGTAYVSATTGAVVTALGLNSLTKHVTPLIGRFVPFAAVAAANCINIPLMRQRELKHGIPITDENGKRLGESTKAAQQAIVQVIISRILMAAPGMAIPPFIMNALERKAFLKRFPWMSAPIQVGLVGICLVFATPLCCALFPQKSSMSVSRLEHDIQSKVRKTSPGVEYVYFNKGL